In one window of Burkholderia cepacia ATCC 25416 DNA:
- a CDS encoding 3-dehydroquinate synthase II family protein gives MKKLSWIDLRNIGELADEITEEALHVGVSAFVVKDAEQAGRLPPSACKVAVVDRHPADAALLEQVQIVLVKDGLPVDFAVPDGVELGVFIEVTGEATLTRACELSVSTPWLLVEFLQDPSKIPLEILLAAADRAAGELITVVADLEDAEVTLNVLQRGPEGVLLTPTQVGQATQLVSICSDTVEDLQLEEIEIVGLTHLGPGERVCVDTCSRFEQDEGILVGSYSTGMILISSETHPLPYMPTRPFRVNAAALHSYVVAPDNRTRYLAELESGAEILAVNVQGKARRVVVGRAKVETRPLLLIEAKNAANRAINIIAQDDWHVRVLGPNGSVHNITELKRGDRILGYTLDAQRHVGYPIREFLHEQ, from the coding sequence TTGAAGAAGCTTTCCTGGATTGACCTGCGCAACATCGGCGAGCTCGCGGACGAGATCACCGAGGAAGCGCTGCATGTCGGCGTGTCCGCATTCGTCGTGAAGGATGCGGAGCAGGCCGGGCGGCTGCCGCCGAGCGCGTGCAAGGTCGCAGTCGTCGATCGGCATCCGGCCGATGCCGCGCTGCTCGAGCAGGTGCAGATCGTCCTCGTGAAGGACGGACTGCCGGTCGATTTCGCGGTGCCGGACGGCGTCGAGCTCGGCGTGTTCATCGAAGTGACGGGCGAGGCGACGCTCACGCGCGCGTGCGAGCTGTCGGTGTCCACGCCGTGGCTGCTCGTCGAATTCCTGCAGGACCCGAGCAAGATCCCGCTCGAGATCCTGCTGGCGGCCGCCGATCGCGCGGCGGGCGAGCTGATCACCGTCGTCGCCGACCTGGAGGATGCCGAAGTGACGCTGAACGTGCTGCAGCGCGGCCCCGAAGGCGTGCTGCTCACGCCGACGCAGGTCGGGCAGGCCACGCAGCTCGTGTCGATCTGCAGCGACACGGTCGAGGATCTGCAGCTCGAGGAAATCGAGATCGTCGGGCTCACGCACCTGGGGCCGGGCGAGCGCGTATGCGTCGACACCTGCTCGCGCTTCGAGCAGGACGAGGGCATCCTCGTGGGCTCGTATTCGACCGGCATGATCCTGATCAGCAGCGAGACGCACCCGCTGCCGTACATGCCGACGCGCCCGTTCCGCGTGAACGCGGCCGCGCTCCATTCGTATGTCGTCGCGCCGGACAACCGCACCCGCTACCTCGCCGAGCTCGAATCGGGCGCGGAGATCCTCGCCGTCAACGTGCAGGGCAAGGCACGTCGCGTCGTGGTCGGGCGCGCGAAGGTCGAGACGCGGCCGCTGCTGCTGATCGAGGCGAAGAATGCCGCGAATCGCGCGATCAACATCATTGCGCAGGACGACTGGCACGTGCGCGTGCTCGGGCCGAATGGCAGCGTGCACAACATCACGGAGCTCAAGCGCGGCGACCGCATCCTCGGCTATACGCTCGATGCGCAGCGCCATGTCGGCTACCCGATCCGGGAATTCCTGCACGAGCAGTGA
- a CDS encoding helix-turn-helix transcriptional regulator — translation MTEPGKNLTIFPDRALAGLANGDLLSQVLARMRMTGDRIFSSMLLPFAQLDMSARAAHAYAVMEGVVKIAGDDADASEIRSGELLLLPRGPGSLRISALDQPANVVVCHFWFDPASQPDLLLTLPTMIHLRQAETCDWLPNIMQFLLHEADNDEAGSALMVSRMIDLVVVRALRAWVHHGHASNWLGGLADKRIARALKAIHEQSPRGLTIDGLAAVSGMSRSNFCERFNALVGKSPLRYRNEWRLSVARDMLAKGDARVGEVGRSVGYESEAAFSRAYKAYFGHAPREAKPSITPAE, via the coding sequence ATGACTGAACCTGGGAAAAACTTGACCATTTTTCCGGATCGGGCGCTTGCTGGTCTGGCTAACGGTGATCTCCTGTCTCAGGTTCTTGCGCGTATGCGCATGACAGGCGACCGCATCTTTTCGTCGATGCTGCTGCCATTCGCGCAGTTGGACATGTCTGCGCGGGCGGCTCACGCGTACGCAGTCATGGAAGGCGTGGTGAAAATTGCCGGCGATGACGCAGACGCTTCCGAGATTCGGTCCGGCGAACTGCTCTTGTTGCCGCGCGGACCTGGCAGCCTGCGCATTTCCGCCCTGGACCAACCGGCGAACGTCGTCGTCTGCCACTTCTGGTTTGATCCGGCGAGCCAGCCGGATCTGCTTCTGACGTTACCCACCATGATCCACCTTCGCCAGGCGGAGACATGCGACTGGCTGCCGAACATCATGCAGTTTCTGCTGCATGAGGCGGACAATGACGAGGCGGGGTCCGCCTTGATGGTCTCCCGCATGATTGATCTCGTGGTGGTGCGTGCGTTGCGTGCCTGGGTTCATCATGGTCATGCATCGAACTGGTTGGGCGGATTGGCGGATAAGCGTATTGCCCGCGCTTTGAAGGCAATCCACGAGCAGTCGCCACGTGGTTTGACGATCGATGGTCTCGCTGCCGTCTCGGGCATGTCCCGCTCCAACTTTTGCGAACGTTTCAATGCGCTCGTTGGCAAGTCGCCGTTGCGTTACCGCAATGAATGGCGCTTGAGCGTCGCCCGCGACATGCTGGCGAAAGGTGACGCGCGCGTGGGCGAGGTTGGACGGTCGGTTGGTTACGAGTCGGAAGCCGCTTTCAGTCGTGCCTACAAGGCCTACTTCGGCCATGCCCCTCGAGAAGCGAAGCCATCCATCACGCCCGCTGAATGA
- a CDS encoding methyltransferase yields the protein MENAAKQVLDTLFGRWRSRILYAGTRLGVFDAVTTDAPVSSAALAATLDVDEPLLYRLLRALAALGLLDEDTRRGFRATAAGALLHADAASTLRDFVLLQEGPEHYAIWAHLPDMVREGQQNGFVREFGAMAFDYAKDHERYRSDFKRAMSSFSTVQSEQVVDALRDVTFAPGTHACDIGGGQGHMLCSLLRRFGALTGVVFDLPEVIDGDADDWAQRMGVSARCSKAGGNMFDAVPAADVYLLKLILHDWNDDECVAILRRARESARDGARVFVIERVVPAPGVAHFSKLYDIHMMCWGSGRERTRDEYDALLVAAGWRPAGLRSAPDGQIDVIEAVAA from the coding sequence ATGGAAAATGCGGCAAAACAGGTGCTGGATACGCTGTTCGGGCGGTGGCGCAGCCGGATCCTGTATGCGGGCACGCGGCTCGGCGTGTTCGATGCGGTCACGACGGATGCACCGGTTTCGTCGGCCGCGCTCGCGGCGACGCTCGACGTCGACGAACCGCTGCTGTACCGGCTGCTGCGCGCGCTCGCCGCGCTCGGGCTGCTCGACGAGGACACGCGGCGCGGCTTCCGGGCCACCGCGGCGGGGGCGCTGCTGCACGCGGACGCCGCGAGTACGCTGCGCGATTTCGTGCTGTTGCAGGAGGGCCCCGAGCACTACGCGATCTGGGCGCACCTGCCCGACATGGTGCGCGAGGGGCAGCAGAACGGCTTCGTCCGCGAGTTCGGCGCGATGGCGTTCGACTATGCGAAGGATCACGAACGCTACCGAAGCGATTTCAAGCGCGCGATGTCGAGCTTCTCGACGGTGCAGTCGGAACAGGTCGTCGATGCGCTGCGCGATGTCACGTTCGCGCCGGGTACGCACGCGTGCGACATCGGCGGCGGCCAGGGGCACATGCTGTGCAGCCTGCTGCGGCGGTTCGGCGCGCTGACCGGTGTCGTGTTCGACCTGCCGGAGGTGATCGACGGCGACGCGGACGACTGGGCGCAGCGGATGGGCGTGAGCGCGCGCTGCAGCAAGGCGGGCGGCAACATGTTCGACGCGGTGCCGGCCGCCGACGTCTACCTGCTGAAGCTGATCCTGCACGACTGGAACGACGACGAATGCGTGGCGATCCTCAGGCGGGCACGCGAAAGCGCCCGCGACGGCGCGCGCGTGTTCGTGATCGAGCGGGTCGTGCCGGCGCCGGGCGTCGCGCATTTCTCGAAGCTCTACGACATCCACATGATGTGCTGGGGCAGCGGCCGCGAGCGCACGCGGGACGAATACGACGCGCTGCTCGTCGCCGCCGGCTGGCGGCCCGCGGGGCTCCGCTCCGCGCCGGACGGGCAGATCGATGTGATCGAGGCCGTCGCCGCGTAG
- a CDS encoding FadR/GntR family transcriptional regulator, which produces MSSLPPATRHSLVDSAIEILKSNITSGIWRVGQRIPTELDLAKQLEVGRNTVREAVRTLAYSGVLEVRQGDGTYVRRNVDPAETMRNVDRAARSDHLELQCMLETECARYAARRRTDEDLVTLRKLLKARGEREASRDVKKFVERDRAFHIAVAAASHNHALEALYRYFSGSILANVEDILVELDEAEIPEPDMRAHQAVLDAIEQRDENKAVRATLAILKPQMTWLETREAPAA; this is translated from the coding sequence ATGTCAAGCCTGCCCCCGGCCACCCGACACTCCCTCGTCGATTCTGCGATCGAGATCCTCAAGTCCAACATCACTTCCGGCATCTGGCGCGTCGGCCAGCGCATTCCGACCGAGCTCGATCTCGCGAAGCAGCTCGAAGTCGGGCGCAATACGGTGCGCGAGGCGGTTCGCACGCTCGCGTATTCCGGCGTGCTCGAAGTGCGCCAGGGCGACGGCACCTATGTGCGCCGCAACGTCGATCCGGCCGAAACGATGCGCAACGTCGATCGTGCCGCGCGCAGCGACCATCTCGAACTGCAATGCATGCTCGAAACGGAATGCGCGCGCTACGCGGCGCGCCGGCGCACCGACGAGGATCTCGTGACGCTGCGCAAGCTGCTGAAGGCGCGCGGCGAGCGCGAAGCGTCGCGCGACGTGAAGAAGTTCGTCGAGCGCGACCGCGCGTTTCACATCGCCGTGGCCGCCGCCTCGCACAATCACGCGCTCGAAGCGCTGTATCGCTATTTCTCGGGCTCGATCCTCGCGAACGTGGAAGACATCCTCGTCGAACTCGACGAGGCCGAGATCCCCGAGCCGGACATGCGGGCACACCAGGCGGTGCTCGATGCGATCGAACAGCGCGACGAGAACAAGGCGGTGCGCGCGACGCTCGCGATCCTCAAGCCGCAGATGACCTGGCTCGAGACGCGCGAGGCGCCCGCCGCCTGA
- a CDS encoding alpha/beta hydrolase family protein: protein MLFGGRMLLRHAADGDGGCQLPVVMAGDDQDAGAGCAAGAGCKHAAGPVAAPHGYTVAFAVRIATASPVIPGFVERLPMSIVVRRNSIAIPLCRVLIPGVLIASVAGCAATAVEDTAIAPDLHETVVKVPVDEGGSTRDIVATTYMPDGPGPFPLIVLSHGSPPDPRARPKVGRYRALPQIRTFVQHGFAVIVPIRRGYGATGGVDEEDAGSCRHPDYLAAGQQAARDVLAAVRYAQTLPQVDRSRIVLVGQSAGGFASLAAASYAPQGVVAVVNFSGGRGGNPATHPGMPCDPRQMADTIGHFASTTRVPVLWHYVQNDKYFAPEVVATWFAAFQAAGGHGQMIVEPPFGKNGHGMFAVKEAIPIWLPHFEAFVGPLVAVK, encoded by the coding sequence GTGCTTTTCGGCGGGAGGATGCTTCTACGGCACGCGGCTGACGGTGACGGGGGATGTCAGTTACCGGTGGTGATGGCGGGTGACGATCAGGATGCCGGTGCCGGGTGTGCAGCCGGTGCGGGCTGTAAGCATGCGGCCGGCCCGGTTGCGGCGCCGCACGGATACACTGTCGCCTTCGCGGTACGCATCGCCACAGCCTCGCCCGTCATCCCTGGATTCGTGGAGAGATTGCCCATGAGCATCGTCGTTCGCCGAAACTCGATCGCCATCCCCCTGTGCCGGGTGCTGATCCCGGGCGTGTTGATCGCTTCCGTTGCCGGCTGCGCGGCGACGGCGGTCGAAGACACCGCCATTGCCCCCGATCTGCATGAAACCGTCGTCAAGGTGCCGGTCGACGAAGGGGGGAGCACACGCGACATCGTCGCCACGACCTACATGCCGGACGGCCCCGGGCCCTTTCCGCTGATCGTGCTGAGCCACGGCAGCCCGCCCGATCCGCGCGCACGGCCGAAGGTGGGACGCTACCGCGCGTTGCCGCAGATCCGGACGTTCGTGCAGCACGGTTTCGCGGTCATCGTGCCGATCCGTCGCGGGTACGGTGCGACGGGCGGTGTCGACGAAGAGGATGCGGGGTCGTGCCGGCATCCCGATTACCTCGCTGCCGGCCAGCAGGCCGCGCGCGATGTGCTCGCGGCCGTGCGGTATGCGCAGACGTTGCCGCAGGTGGATCGAAGCCGCATCGTGCTGGTCGGGCAATCGGCGGGCGGCTTCGCGTCGCTGGCGGCGGCGAGCTACGCGCCGCAGGGCGTGGTCGCGGTGGTGAACTTCTCCGGCGGGCGCGGCGGGAATCCCGCGACGCATCCCGGCATGCCGTGCGATCCGCGGCAGATGGCCGACACGATCGGGCATTTCGCGAGCACGACGCGCGTGCCGGTGCTCTGGCATTACGTGCAGAACGACAAGTATTTCGCGCCGGAAGTCGTGGCGACGTGGTTTGCCGCGTTTCAGGCGGCGGGCGGGCACGGGCAGATGATCGTCGAGCCGCCGTTCGGCAAGAACGGCCACGGGATGTTTGCGGTCAAGGAGGCGATTCCGATCTGGCTGCCGCATTTCGAGGCGTTTGTCGGGCCGCTTGTCGCGGTGAAGTAG
- a CDS encoding SDR family oxidoreductase → MQRLKGKVAIVTGASAGIGRATAKLFAKEGAKVVIAARRAAELETLAAEIVSEGGEAAYLAGDVQSEDFSKALVELAVSRFGRLDIAYNNAGTLGEMGPSTGISEAGWNAALSTNLTSAFLGAKHQIPEMVKQGGGSIIFTSTFVGYSFAFPGTAAYAASKAGLIGLTQALAAEYGAQGVRVNAVLPGAVDTDMYRGMNDTHESQAFVTGLHALKRVAKPEELARSVLYLASDDSSFVTGTASLVDGGASITRT, encoded by the coding sequence ATGCAACGCTTGAAAGGAAAAGTCGCCATCGTCACGGGCGCCAGCGCAGGGATTGGGCGTGCTACGGCAAAGCTGTTCGCGAAGGAAGGCGCCAAGGTGGTCATCGCGGCGCGGCGCGCGGCGGAACTCGAAACACTCGCCGCGGAGATCGTCAGCGAAGGCGGCGAAGCAGCATACCTGGCGGGTGACGTGCAATCGGAAGACTTTTCGAAGGCGCTGGTCGAGCTCGCGGTGAGCCGGTTCGGCCGCCTGGACATTGCCTACAACAATGCCGGTACGCTCGGCGAGATGGGGCCGAGCACCGGTATTTCCGAAGCAGGCTGGAATGCCGCGCTGTCGACCAATCTGACGAGCGCCTTCCTTGGCGCGAAACACCAGATTCCGGAAATGGTGAAGCAAGGCGGTGGGTCGATCATCTTCACGTCGACGTTCGTCGGTTATTCGTTCGCGTTTCCCGGCACTGCGGCCTATGCGGCGAGCAAGGCGGGCCTGATCGGCTTGACGCAGGCACTTGCTGCCGAGTACGGCGCGCAAGGCGTGCGCGTGAACGCGGTGTTGCCGGGCGCTGTCGACACGGACATGTATCGCGGCATGAACGACACCCATGAATCGCAGGCGTTCGTCACGGGCCTGCATGCGCTCAAGCGCGTTGCAAAGCCGGAAGAGCTTGCCCGGTCGGTGCTGTATCTCGCTTCCGACGATTCGTCATTCGTGACCGGTACGGCATCACTCGTTGACGGTGGCGCGTCCATTACCCGGACCTGA
- a CDS encoding SDR family NAD(P)-dependent oxidoreductase — MDLNLQGKLALVSGSTAGIGFAIARTLAQEGARVIVNGRSRSSVDDVVAQLKAETGSDVTGFAGDLATAAAADELATRYPDVEILVNNLGIFEPKPFEEIPDADWSRFFDVNVLSGVRLARLFLPAMKRANWGRIIFISSESGVQIPAEMIHYGMTKAAQIAVSRGLAEAVAGTGITVNSVLPGPTKSRGVGEFVEALASAEGKSFEAFEQEFFEKVRPTSLIKRFGSPQEVASLVAYIASPLSAATTGAALRTDGGVIKSAF; from the coding sequence ATGGACCTGAATCTGCAAGGCAAACTCGCATTGGTCAGCGGCAGCACCGCCGGCATTGGCTTCGCTATCGCCAGGACGTTGGCGCAGGAAGGCGCGCGCGTGATCGTGAATGGCCGCTCCCGGTCATCAGTGGATGATGTGGTCGCGCAACTGAAAGCCGAGACGGGCAGCGACGTAACGGGTTTTGCGGGCGATCTCGCCACAGCCGCGGCGGCTGACGAACTGGCAACGCGTTATCCGGACGTGGAAATCCTGGTCAACAACCTGGGCATCTTCGAGCCCAAGCCGTTTGAGGAGATCCCCGACGCCGACTGGTCGCGTTTCTTCGACGTCAATGTGTTGAGCGGTGTACGCCTCGCTCGCCTGTTTCTGCCCGCGATGAAGCGTGCAAACTGGGGGCGCATCATTTTCATTTCGAGCGAAAGCGGCGTGCAGATTCCCGCCGAAATGATCCACTACGGGATGACGAAAGCCGCGCAGATTGCCGTGTCGCGCGGGCTCGCCGAAGCCGTTGCCGGCACTGGAATTACAGTCAATAGCGTGCTGCCGGGGCCGACGAAATCGCGTGGCGTGGGCGAGTTCGTGGAGGCGCTTGCAAGCGCCGAGGGCAAATCGTTTGAAGCGTTCGAACAGGAGTTCTTCGAGAAAGTCCGCCCCACATCGCTCATCAAGCGATTTGGTTCGCCGCAGGAGGTTGCGTCGCTCGTGGCCTATATCGCCAGTCCGCTTTCGGCGGCCACAACGGGAGCCGCGTTGCGAACCGACGGGGGCGTTATAAAAAGCGCCTTTTAA
- a CDS encoding ATP phosphoribosyltransferase regulatory subunit, translating into MARKPRKCALWKPNSGAIFINVGAEEVIVPALWSQDTFIQKAGGSEIIGQMWAFPDKKGRACCLIPEATALFQERCGELLGRQRERMLFYIARCYRYERPQAGRYREFSQLGFEYLCPNPESVVKRSQEVATGFFDSLGLRYEIDDSARRGLSYYLNGRGFEMRCTELGAQQQVVGGGAYREGAGFGIGAERLLLAMTAQGLV; encoded by the coding sequence TTGGCAAGGAAGCCGCGCAAATGCGCGCTCTGGAAACCCAATTCCGGAGCTATCTTCATTAACGTCGGAGCAGAGGAGGTGATTGTCCCGGCGTTGTGGTCGCAAGATACATTCATTCAAAAAGCCGGTGGTAGCGAGATCATCGGCCAGATGTGGGCCTTTCCCGACAAGAAGGGACGCGCTTGCTGCCTGATTCCCGAGGCGACGGCACTGTTCCAGGAGCGATGCGGCGAGCTACTGGGCCGACAACGGGAGCGGATGTTGTTTTATATCGCTCGATGCTACCGCTATGAACGACCTCAAGCCGGTCGTTACCGCGAATTCTCGCAACTAGGATTTGAGTATCTATGCCCCAACCCGGAATCCGTGGTCAAACGTAGCCAGGAGGTGGCGACCGGCTTTTTCGATTCACTCGGCCTTCGCTATGAAATCGACGATTCGGCCCGCAGAGGCCTCAGTTACTATCTGAACGGTCGGGGCTTCGAAATGCGCTGCACCGAACTCGGCGCACAACAGCAAGTGGTTGGTGGCGGCGCCTATCGGGAGGGAGCCGGTTTCGGCATCGGCGCTGAACGACTGTTGTTAGCGATGACCGCTCAGGGGCTTGTGTAG
- a CDS encoding 3-dehydroquinate synthase II family protein — protein sequence MHRYPWIDLRALGAQAGAVAADAARAGARRVVVAEAGRDTCAAGAAALLTVSTAGVATLVDDAHAPLAGVHVRIDGAADFDAARAAIARHALVLLDYALATTMPLERLLEGVRDAACRIVVSLADPHGAAYLARKHAQSPVDIAFAPRDAAALRGVLAACGELRSREPLKLKAFEVQRVEPLGVGLHAVIDGCSQLDGEECVLAGASATSMLLVVAAGAAHPPGRPLVFGIDAGSAESFVFCGGDRARQLSLLRSGERILTVGAAGDTRAIVVGRVRIESAPLVALHTRSASGTSTRVVLRGDRAVRFRTDGGTAVGLADVAPGVRLAGYEPGAGWVDCRMRAAASRSAVAVSR from the coding sequence ATGCATCGCTATCCGTGGATCGACCTGCGCGCGCTCGGCGCGCAGGCAGGCGCCGTCGCGGCCGACGCGGCGAGGGCCGGCGCGCGCCGCGTCGTGGTGGCCGAGGCCGGTCGCGATACGTGCGCGGCCGGCGCGGCGGCGCTATTGACCGTTTCGACGGCGGGCGTCGCGACGCTGGTCGACGATGCGCATGCGCCGCTCGCGGGCGTTCACGTGAGGATCGACGGCGCGGCCGATTTCGATGCCGCGCGCGCCGCGATCGCGCGGCACGCGCTCGTCCTGCTCGACTACGCGCTCGCGACCACGATGCCGCTCGAGCGCCTGCTCGAGGGTGTCCGCGACGCCGCGTGCCGCATCGTCGTGTCGCTCGCCGATCCGCACGGCGCGGCTTACCTCGCGCGCAAGCATGCGCAGTCGCCGGTCGACATCGCGTTCGCACCGCGCGATGCGGCCGCGTTGCGCGGCGTGCTGGCCGCGTGCGGCGAGCTGCGCTCGCGCGAGCCGCTGAAGCTGAAGGCATTCGAGGTGCAGCGCGTCGAGCCGCTCGGCGTCGGGCTGCATGCGGTGATCGACGGCTGTTCGCAGCTCGACGGCGAAGAGTGCGTGCTGGCCGGCGCGAGCGCGACCAGCATGCTGCTCGTCGTCGCGGCCGGCGCCGCGCACCCGCCGGGCCGGCCGCTCGTGTTCGGCATCGACGCGGGCTCGGCCGAATCGTTCGTGTTCTGCGGCGGCGACCGCGCGCGCCAGCTTTCGCTGCTGCGTTCGGGCGAGCGGATCCTGACGGTCGGCGCGGCGGGCGACACGCGCGCGATCGTGGTCGGCCGCGTGCGGATCGAATCCGCGCCGCTCGTCGCGTTGCACACGCGCAGCGCATCCGGCACGAGCACGCGTGTCGTGCTGCGCGGCGACCGCGCGGTGCGGTTCCGGACCGACGGCGGCACGGCCGTCGGGCTCGCCGATGTCGCGCCCGGCGTCCGGCTGGCCGGCTACGAGCCGGGTGCCGGCTGGGTGGATTGCCGGATGCGGGCCGCCGCGTCGCGTTCGGCCGTTGCCGTCAGTCGCTAG
- a CDS encoding TonB-dependent siderophore receptor — MNRSHIGRDARPGFPLPCAALRRVPGWAAVLACAATMPIAASAAAQDAPDAGEPADAPLLAPIVVDGRRETGVGPVNGIAADVSRAGTKTDTAIVEVPQGLSVVTREQMDRQDVHSVGESLRYTPGTYADSRPGGVLESVFLRGFGGFAAAAINPQMLDGLPLPKGVNWAASVVDPWTLERIDVLRGPASVLYGQASPGGIVDMVSKRPTRDAQHLLAVQTGNRDRGQLAFDFSGPVTQDGTWRYRIDGLARRADEQIDYSRQQRIVVAPSLTWQPNANTSFTLLGSFQRDPHNNFAGWLPALGTLWPDAGRRMPTRFYPGLPGFDTYDRTQAMIGYAFEHRFDSTWKVRQNVRYTHLDVDFAGAAVNFVAPYLAPGVLNRSLSWSREHVNHLALDNQAEMRMMTGPVEHTVLAGLSYEHAVANLVGSGFGAAPPLDTRAPDYGQPFAAPPIGQQTRQTPDRIGVYLQDQVRWDRWVFTLGGREEWSRTTTDDLLRSASVRQSTRAFTGRAGAVYLFDSGFAPYLSYSTSFEPALGTRFDGQPFTPTKAKQFEFGLRYQSPDRLQNASIAAFDIRQRNVLTADPEHPFFNVQTGEVRSRGIELEGRSRVWKQLDVIAAYTYLDTTVQADTDAAVVGKRVAAVPRHLASLWLDYAVDRPGLRGLRVGGGMRYVGRSAGDNVNTFDVPAVVLFDLGLSYDLGVERPAWKGWRVAAHVNNLFDRTYVSSCFSAGGCFYGTRLTVTGDVSYRW, encoded by the coding sequence ATGAATCGATCACACATCGGCCGCGATGCGCGGCCTGGATTTCCGTTGCCGTGCGCGGCGTTGCGGCGCGTGCCGGGCTGGGCGGCCGTACTGGCGTGCGCGGCTACGATGCCGATCGCCGCTTCGGCTGCCGCGCAAGATGCGCCGGACGCGGGCGAGCCCGCGGATGCGCCGCTGCTTGCGCCGATCGTCGTCGACGGGCGGCGCGAGACGGGCGTCGGCCCCGTGAACGGCATCGCGGCCGACGTGTCGCGCGCGGGCACCAAGACCGACACGGCGATCGTCGAGGTGCCGCAGGGCCTGTCGGTCGTCACGCGCGAACAGATGGACCGGCAGGATGTGCACAGCGTCGGCGAGAGCCTGCGCTACACGCCGGGCACGTACGCGGACTCGCGCCCCGGCGGCGTGCTCGAGAGCGTGTTCCTGCGCGGCTTCGGTGGCTTCGCGGCGGCGGCGATCAATCCGCAGATGCTCGACGGCCTGCCGCTGCCGAAAGGCGTGAACTGGGCCGCGAGCGTCGTCGATCCGTGGACGCTCGAACGCATCGACGTGTTGCGCGGCCCGGCGTCGGTGCTGTACGGGCAGGCGAGCCCCGGCGGCATCGTCGACATGGTCAGCAAGCGGCCGACGCGCGACGCGCAGCACCTGCTCGCCGTGCAGACCGGCAACCGCGATCGCGGGCAGCTCGCGTTCGATTTCAGCGGGCCCGTGACGCAGGACGGCACGTGGCGCTACCGGATCGACGGCCTCGCGCGCCGCGCGGACGAGCAGATCGATTACTCGCGGCAGCAGCGGATCGTCGTCGCGCCGTCGCTGACGTGGCAGCCGAACGCCAATACGAGTTTCACGCTGCTGGGTTCGTTCCAGCGCGATCCGCACAACAACTTCGCGGGCTGGCTGCCGGCCCTCGGCACGCTGTGGCCGGACGCGGGCCGGCGGATGCCGACGCGCTTCTATCCGGGGCTGCCCGGCTTCGACACGTACGACCGCACGCAGGCGATGATCGGCTACGCGTTCGAGCATCGTTTCGACTCGACGTGGAAAGTCCGGCAGAACGTGCGCTATACGCATCTCGACGTCGACTTCGCGGGCGCGGCCGTCAATTTCGTCGCGCCCTACCTGGCGCCGGGCGTGCTGAACCGTTCGCTGTCGTGGTCGCGCGAGCACGTGAACCATCTCGCGCTCGACAACCAGGCGGAGATGCGCATGATGACGGGGCCGGTCGAGCATACGGTGCTGGCCGGGCTGTCGTACGAGCATGCGGTGGCGAACCTCGTCGGATCGGGGTTCGGCGCGGCGCCGCCGCTCGATACGCGTGCGCCCGATTACGGGCAGCCGTTCGCGGCGCCGCCGATCGGGCAGCAGACGCGCCAGACACCCGACCGGATCGGCGTCTACCTGCAGGACCAGGTGCGCTGGGATCGCTGGGTTTTCACGCTCGGCGGGCGCGAGGAATGGTCGCGCACGACGACCGACGACCTGCTGCGCTCCGCGAGCGTGCGGCAGAGCACGCGTGCGTTCACCGGGCGCGCGGGGGCCGTTTATCTGTTCGACAGCGGCTTCGCGCCGTACCTGAGCTATTCGACGTCGTTCGAGCCGGCGCTCGGCACGCGCTTCGACGGCCAGCCGTTCACGCCGACGAAGGCGAAGCAGTTCGAGTTCGGGCTGCGCTACCAGTCGCCGGACCGGTTGCAAAACGCGTCGATCGCCGCGTTCGACATTCGCCAGCGCAATGTGCTGACCGCCGATCCCGAGCATCCGTTCTTCAACGTGCAGACGGGCGAGGTGCGCTCGCGCGGGATCGAGCTGGAAGGGCGGTCGCGCGTCTGGAAGCAACTGGACGTGATCGCCGCGTACACGTATCTCGACACGACGGTGCAGGCCGATACGGACGCGGCCGTCGTCGGCAAGCGCGTGGCGGCGGTGCCGCGCCATCTGGCGTCGCTGTGGCTCGACTACGCGGTCGACCGGCCGGGGCTGCGCGGGCTGAGGGTGGGCGGCGGCATGCGCTATGTCGGGCGCAGCGCGGGCGACAACGTCAATACGTTCGACGTGCCGGCCGTCGTGCTCTTCGATCTCGGGCTGTCGTACGACCTGGGTGTCGAGCGGCCGGCGTGGAAGGGGTGGCGCGTCGCGGCGCACGTGAACAACCTGTTCGACCGGACTTATGTGTCGTCGTGCTTTTCGGCGGGAGGATGCTTCTACGGCACGCGGCTGACGGTGACGGGGGATGTCAGTTACCGGTGGTGA